A region of the Thermodesulfobacteriota bacterium genome:
CGGTCAGCTTATCCACGTATAGAACACCGTCATAAGTTTTTTTATCAGTCTTTGATTCAATCTCCTGCTCAGCTTTTACCGGCTTTAGGGTCTGGCAATCTTCCTCAAGGGGCATTCTGTCAAAAATGCCTCGTCCTTTGGTAACGTATTGAGCACCAAGGTGAAAAAATTTCATCAGGCCTTTTTTAGCTAACGCCTGGGAGTAGTTTCTTCCTTCATAAATTTCTTTCTTCAGCCAGCTTTTTTCAAACAGCTCCTGGTAATACCCAAGGGTTTCCTTAGACAGGCTGTCCTTTTCAAAAGCATGGACAATGGCTTCGGCTGCCAGCATACCGGATTTCATGGACACATGAATGCCTTTTAAAGCGGGCGTATTGTGCATTGCTGCACCTGCACCGATGAAAAGAGCGCCATTTACGGCCAGTTCGGGTATTGAAAAGTAACCGCCGGTGGGAACCGTCCTGGCACTTTGTTCAATGACCTTCCCACCGCTGATTATTTTGGCCACAAACGGGTGTTTTTTAAATTCGATAAAAAGCTCAAACGGATCGAGCCCGGGATCTTCATAGCAAAGTGCAGTGAGATATCCTATTGAAATTTTGCCCTCCTTCATTTCATAGATAAAACCGCCTCCGGGAGTACCCAGACCTAGGGGATAACCGAAAGCATGTATATCGTTCCCTTTGCTGGTGGCAAAATAGTTATCTTCCGAAAGCTGAATCACCTCTTTGATACCGGTTTCATACACCTGAGGCATTTTTCCTGAAGCAATTTGAAGCTTTTCTTCAACATCCTTTATCAAGCTTCCCCTTGCCCCTTCCCCGAATACAGTCACCTTTGCCATAAGGTCGATTCCGGGTTCGAAGTTTTCTTTGGGTTTGCCGTCCTTTCCCAGGCCTTTGTCTCCTGTTCGGATGCCGATAATTGTTTTTCCATCATCGGCGTAAAGAACTTCTTTTCCGTCAAAACCGGGAAAAATATTTACCCCGAGATCTTCGGCAATTCCTCCCAGCCATCTGGTAAATTTTGAAAGACTTATAATATAAAAACCCTTGTTATGAAGATACCTGGGCTTTAAGGGGAGTTTATTGGCCTTATTTTTGGTGAGAAAATAAAACTCATCATCCCTGACAGTGGTTTCAATTGGACAGGCTTTTTCCTTATAATCAGCCATAAGCTCTTTTAAAGCAATCGGGTTCAATACGGCACCGCTTACGGCA
Encoded here:
- a CDS encoding electron transfer flavoprotein-ubiquinone oxidoreductase, whose amino-acid sequence is MSPERETIDFDVLFVGGGPASLAGAIKLMQLAKEKNISLEVALIEKGAEIGSHAVSGAVLNPIALKELMADYKEKACPIETTVRDDEFYFLTKNKANKLPLKPRYLHNKGFYIISLSKFTRWLGGIAEDLGVNIFPGFDGKEVLYADDGKTIIGIRTGDKGLGKDGKPKENFEPGIDLMAKVTVFGEGARGSLIKDVEEKLQIASGKMPQVYETGIKEVIQLSEDNYFATSKGNDIHAFGYPLGLGTPGGGFIYEMKEGKISIGYLTALCYEDPGLDPFELFIEFKKHPFVAKIISGGKVIEQSARTVPTGGYFSIPELAVNGALFIGAGAAMHNTPALKGIHVSMKSGMLAAEAIVHAFEKDSLSKETLGYYQELFEKSWLKKEIYEGRNYSQALAKKGLMKFFHLGAQYVTKGRGIFDRMPLEEDCQTLKPVKAEQEIESKTDKKTYDGVLYVDKLTGVYLSKTMHREDEPCHIIVRDTDLCVNECYNTYRCPCTRFCPGNVYEIELDENTSKRRLKLNPSNCFHCKTCDIKDPYKNIIWTCPEGGEGPGYTIV